The sequence TAATGGGTCAAATCCCCCAACAAACACAACTGTTTCCGGATACTCCAAACCCAAAATATCAACCGCGTTGGGCCCACTCACATTGACTGCCTCATGATCCTTATCCGACCCTTGAGGCAAAAACACCTTCCAAGGCCAATCAGTTCGTTCCAACGAAACGATTGGACTTTTCTGCAACCAAATCTCCGAATCTGTTCTCTCCTCTCTGCCCAAAAACGGTTGGATTGAAATCAACCCAATAATTTTAACGACCTGGTCCTGGAACTGAAACTGGAACTGGATCTGCCACGGTTCTTGGCAGATCCGTGAAGTGATGAGAGATTGGGAACCACCATCGTGGTGGTGGCGGCTGGGCTTCACGACGGAGCTAGGAGGCTGTGCGTCATTTAGATCGAAGAGAGGGTGAGACCGATCTAGAGTGGGAGAGTTTATAGGTTTTGGTTTTAGAGAGAAGTTGAGGCTGAGATGTGAAAGGCTTCGGCCATGGTGAGGAGGATCGGTGGTAGAGGGGGGGATCGGCGGTGAGGGTTTGGAGTCAAAGGGAGAGTGAGAGACCAGATTAGAGAGAGAATAATctgaggttttttttatttttttatttttttttatttttttttaataccaaacCTGTAGCCGAGTTTAAAGAAATGCAGCTATAGACATGGTTTAAGCCGAATTTTACTGAAACACTGCTGTAGGCAGGCTATAGGccctttatcaaaaaaaaaaaaaaaaaaaaaaaaaaaaaaaaaaaaattgttcaaccTATAGCTGCAATTAAAACTTGCGACTACAGGAAAAACACTATAGAAGCGTTTTTGCACCAATTTAGTAATactaaaataatggttaaataattaaatttattattttttaaacatttttataataaaaaaatattaggaaatttattatatataataatcatTAGGAGTCATGTGAAGTTTGAAAAAGACATATACCGGATTATTAGCAGAAACACCACCATCTGTAAGGTTAAATTCTCTCACATTTCCCTCGGGGTCTACAGTTTCAAAGTAATAAGTTGGAAGATAAGTTGGGGCAGCTGAGGTTGCTATGCAAATATCTGAGTGTAAGGCATTCATGCTTGGGTTGTTCTTTACCTGTTTTCATGACCAAATCAAAGTAAATGTTAGTACAATTCAGCCCCATCATTTGCAGTCACTTTCTTATCCAGGGTTAATCTGAACCACTACATATATTGTggaaattaaaggaaaaaaaaaagtactgggTTAAAGTACCGGGGTAATTAACCAATTAAAAAGCTATCTTAATGAGAAGAAGACAAACCTCATGGCTAGAAAAAATGGTTGACTGGAGTCTTTTGATGTCAAATGTTGGAATAACAACATTAGTCAATGTCTTTTCCAATTTTGTATGTCCTAGTTTTTCCTTAAGGTTATGCAGATATTTCCCATCATACTTTGGTCCAGCTAGAGCTTTGATAATCTTTGTAAGATAAGGAAGTACTGGACAACTgcaatttggaaaaaataatatcatgttaaaaaccaaaacaaatggGGTCAAGTCAATAATCAAacagatatatatagatatatatatatatatatatatatgttaatgatatttttatatCTTATACTCTAATTCGGTAGGAAGATACGAGGGCACTGGTTTAGGTATATATCCTTGATATCCTTGGCAGCAAAGACAGGTCGGTTATTTTCATCTCGAGCAGCTAGCATGGTGGTGACAAGACCACCTGTGCTTGTTCCTGAGATAACATCAAAATAATCTGCTATTCTTGCAACTTCACCATCCAGTTTCTGCACCATACATAAGCAAATATAGAGTAAGTACTTGGAAAGATTGCATGTTGAACCCTTATAAATGATTTAACAACGCAGAACTTCACTAGTGAATGAAAAAAAGTGTTGAATTTCTTTAAGTTTGTGGCATGAAACATGTatgattaatatataatatattattctaCCTGAAGTTCAGATTCTAAAAAACTAAGGATAGATCCTGGGATAACCCCTCTTATTCCACCACCATCAATGCTGAGAACAGTGATTAGGTTTCCATAAGTTGGAGGTTGTAGGGGTACATTTGTTGAGCCCATTGGGATAAAGATGCAggtaaggagagagagagagagatagaaaggATTTAAGAGCTTTAGAGAAACTATGAACTTTTAAGGAAGTTAAAAAGAGAGGATTATGTGATTTGAAATGTCTTCTTTTCATGGAAGTGTGTGTATTTATAGTACTCCTCAGTCATCTCCTTGTCCAAAGATTCAACCGCGTCATGGGATTGGGTCATAAGCCTTAAAAGAAAGTCATCGGATCAAAGTGCATCAAATTTGACCGATAACTTGTACCTTTTCTGATATTgtttacatacatatatactgAAAATTCATAAACCAATGTAGTGATTGGAAAGTTCGTGTGAATTATAAGCATTGCCTCTTACTTTGTCACAAAAATTGTCCCTTTAGGCTATGGTCACTGTAAGTGAGAATTGTAGGGGTGAACACTTCAAAGGAATTGTAGGTAAGAATGAGTTTGGTTAGACCATAAACGCAATATGGGTCTGATTAGGCAACAGGCCTAACAAAGGCGCTCATGAATGGCTACCCCCAAGTTAATCCCTACCCAGTGgctaaaattaaatttagtatTATTCTCAAGCTTTGCTTTTGCAATGTACAATGGCTGCAACATTCAAGAATAacaaaagaatcaaactttgcattttacatgttaatttgattcacacaagattcaaactttgcattttacatgttaatttgattcgCACAAGGCGGCGCCTCAAGTAACCAAAAGATGtgttggatatatatatatatatttttttttgataggtaagaaaaatatattcaaaaaactgctagatgccaaaaaaaaaaacaccagcaaaacaaagtacaaaaatgaaaagaaacaaaaagaaaaacaaaaaagcattaATTACAGAGAAAAAGAGAGCTAAGAAATTAATATACATGTGAGTAGAATGTTCatatagagaaaaagaaaggaagttgagaaattaatataatatagtaGAGCTCCTATGTCATATTAAGGACTCAATTGTAGTTTTCCCAATAGTATTATCTTCCCAACATGATGATGATGTTAGGAAGACAAACACCTTGGACTCAAATGGAGTTTTCCTAAGTATTATCTTCCCGACATGATGGTGATGTTGGGGAGACAAAACATTGTAAGGAGACTTCTTGAGTAGTTAATTTATAGAGACACTTGACTCAAAAGGTCTAACTATGAGTtcaactatgttatattaaccactcattattattattattattatcatcattcAATTTAGGATTTCAATAACGCGTATACACCCAACCGttgatcatatcattgaaaaGTCATTTGGGGTACTTGTCAGAGTTCAATATTCAAACTAGGGCTGTCCAAGGACCCGCCGGAATCGACCCACCCGCTACTGCCGACCGAACCGACTGCTCCAACAGTCGGTGACGGATTTCATTCTCCAAAATCCGAGATCAACGGGTCAGAGATCGGATCTCCTCCTCTCAAATCTGAGAAACCCGATCCAACCGACACATCATTTTTCCGGCTAGAAGGTGTAGATCCGGTGAGTTTTGAGTCTTTTTTGGGAAGATTTAAGCTAGATCCAGCGAGATTTTGCTAGATCTAGCCAAGACCTTGCTGGATCTGGCGAAATCTGGCTGGATTTCTAccgtttttcaaaattttctcgtCGGATTTCTGCcgtttttcatcttttcttgGCCGAATTCTAGCCGTTTTCCAAATAATCAACCCCGACCGATCCACAAGACATCTATGAAAGCTCCGACCTGTCCAATCTGATCAACCACTTCGGTTGGTGGCGGGTTGCAAATTTTCACCATCCGATCCGGTCGAGTCGGTTCCGGGTTGGACACAAACCCAACCCGTGGACAGGCCTAATTCAAACAAATGTGTACAATTCAATTGCATCTAATGCTTAAAGGAAATGTGAAAAACTTAATAATTCTATTGGCCTTATGCATTTTGTCTTCAAATCAGGTTGAATTATTGACCCTATGTATCTATACCATTTTGCAAATCCAACATGCATGGTTATTAATTCTTAAAAGATTTCATTGTTctgtcaaaaaggaaaagaagtcAGTCTTATAGCTACGATACTTAGTTTTGGTAAATTTCCCAGTTGACATAGTCAAACTTTTGAGAGAGTTGTCTAGGTTATGCTTCCTTTTCTCTTTGGCTAAAACAAATGTGAAGAAAGGGCAAATGGAATTTTAAATGTGAAGAATATTATATCCATTATCAGAGGATAACTTGCAAAGGCAATTCTAGTAACTGAGTACTTGTTAGAATTCAACAATTCAACATATGTGTACCATTCAATTTCAAGCGCTGCATAAAAGAAATGTAAAAACTTGGTCGTTCTATTGGCCTTATGCATTGTTTTCAAAACTTGATCATTTCTAGGACCTTCAGTAGAGattaatgaaaggaaaaaaaaaaaaaattacagtagAGATTAATGAAAGAACTGCAGCATGAAATTATGTGACTTGTCTCTAGAGCTTAAACTAATAGGAAAATGGTGAATTAAATAATTTAGCCATTATTCTAACCGTAAGTAGTTCATGTTGAGAGTTTACTAAGTTTTTTCTTGACAGGAACATAGATTTAGCACAACCTGTTTAGAATTTTCTATGGCAGTATTTGACTTACTGCATTTCCAATCTAGTATTAACTGATATTTGTATTGCTGcaatattttaaatcaattatCTGCAGTTTACTAGCAAGGTAGGAAGAAGATTAAGTATGAAGATTAAATCGATTTGAGAAGGGAACAAATTAAGTATGAAAATTGATAATATCTTTCCTGTTAGACCTTATCACATTAGGAATAAGCATGATAACAACATTTGAAAAAGACACATCAACATGCATCACAGAAGaccatcataaaaataaaattaaaaaaaaaaaaaaagtgtattttaaaaCCCCACCAATCCACAGCCACAAATTCTAATTATGGAAATAGAAGTTTCATAAATTTCATGTTTCTACATAAAGCCATTAAATTTTAATGgttcttaattaattttgaacaATGGTTTCATGCAATTGCAATTCTTTTAACCATCGTCTAACCTTTAAATCCTTCATAAATCCAGTgcccaattgaacaaaattcaGCTACATTCTCCCAAATTgcaatttaaaaagaataagcaaaacccaaaacaccCATAACCTACAAATCTACCAAGCAAGATTAGGATTTCACATTCCACTAATAGCAAGCAATAACATAACAATCAAATCTAACATATACAAAAATAGAAACACGAATTACCGTCCAGTCTGTTTAAGCATATCGAGCATGTTAGTCTGGAATACGTGATCGACAGCTTCAACACTAACGCCCGTACCACTCTGCGGCATCGCAAACCATCGACAACACGAACAGTGTACTCATCCACAAACTCCCCAAGCATCAATCCCATAACCTCCATGGGAACCCCAGCTCtccctatatttttttttgataagtaaaaaaaaaaatatatatatatatatatatatatatttatatatatatatatatagggagaGCTCTCCCTATATAACTCACAATAATACATAATTATTAACAATTTTGGTACTCATCagatacaaaaccctaaaaattgaaacaaacacacacaaaaagctAAACCTAgctcaaaaccctaaaattgaaaagaaaaaaccagaATAACCAAACAATTAGGGTTTAAGATTAGAGTCTTCAATATATACagagagctagagagagagacagagagagacagagagaggaGTACCGTGTTTGAGCATTTTGAGGAGAGCGAGGGAAGAGATAAAGATTTGCTCCGACGAATCTAGAGTCGGCGAATTTGGTGGCGGATGGCCCAAACCACCACCGGCGCCGGCGAACATTCGCTGCAATCTCTCCATACCTGACATACAGGgtgtgtttctctctctctctcttctgagTTTTCTTTCTTATGGCCCATACTGAAAATAAATGGGCTTATGTTTTGTGTT is a genomic window of Quercus lobata isolate SW786 chromosome 2, ValleyOak3.0 Primary Assembly, whole genome shotgun sequence containing:
- the LOC115974213 gene encoding patatin-like protein 2 isoform X1, whose translation is MGSTNVPLQPPTYGNLITVLSIDGGGIRGVIPGSILSFLESELQKLDGEVARIADYFDVISGTSTGGLVTTMLAARDENNRPVFAAKDIKDIYLNQCPLVQYFLILQRLSKL
- the LOC115974213 gene encoding 26S proteasome non-ATPase regulatory subunit 14 homolog isoform X2, with amino-acid sequence MSGMERLQRMFAGAGGGLGHPPPNSPTLDSSEQIFISSLALLKMLKHGRAGVPMEVMGLMLGEFVDEYTVRVVDGLRCRRVVRALVLKLSITYSRLTCSICLNRLDETGW